In Scylla paramamosain isolate STU-SP2022 chromosome 17, ASM3559412v1, whole genome shotgun sequence, one DNA window encodes the following:
- the LOC135108267 gene encoding uncharacterized protein LOC135108267: MNVFPQKYANFYGMTFNLSWLPLTPYWMEEVQSRPDGSKVSSYSGKMYLIMQVIADVLNFTINPLPFEGWDSVLARVKTREAFLWPTNMPIMPHLLQDYDYSLFLELSTLAFSMAKPTLKPNWQSLYYPLQLEVWGSIAASICFVFVVLILVRHSRLCVFFVT; the protein is encoded by the exons ATGAATGTTTTTCCACAAAAATATGCCAA TTTCTACGGCATGACGTTTAACCTGTCCTGGCTACCACTAACGCCTTACTGGATGGAAGAAGTGCAGTCAAGACCAGATGGATCCAAGGTTTCCAGCTACAGTGGGAAAATGTACCTCATTATGCAGGTCATAGCTGATGTCCTCAACTTCACTATCAATCCGCTCCCTTTTGAAGGATGGGATAGT GTACTTGCACGTGTGAAAACTCGCGAGGCTTTCCTATGGCCCACCAATATGCCCATAATGCCACACCTACTGCAAGATTATGACTACAGTTTATTTCTCGAACTCTCTACACTGGCCTTCAGCATGGCCAAGCCCACTCTCAAGCCCAACTGGCAGAGCCTCTACTATCCCCTACAACTGGAGGTTTGGGGCTCTATTGCTGCTTCGATCTGCTTTGTTTTCGTAGTGCTAATTTTGGTAAGGCATTCACGTTTGTGCGtgttttttgttacgtaa